Part of the Phragmites australis chromosome 23, lpPhrAust1.1, whole genome shotgun sequence genome is shown below.
GAAGAAGTGCTGCCTTGTCATGCCAGGCCGCCATGCCGCGGGCTGGCCCAGAAAAGCTGCGAAAAGCCTAGACCTAATCCGATCAGATGAACAGATATATAAATACTAATAACAAGAGCAGGTACGTGTGGGGTTGTTCACAAGTTAGCCAGAGAAAATGCTTGTGTAATCATCATGTTTCCATTAGGAGTTGGGATGTCACATCTTGCACCAACGATCAAGAGCCCATTCAGTAGGCGCAAGTCTGGTCTTAGATACATGAGCGTGTGTAATCATCATGTTTCCATTAGGAGTTGGGATGTCACATCTTGCACTAACGATCAAGAGCCCATTCAGTAGGCGCAAGTCTGGTCTTAGATACATAAGCGTGAGTATACATGTGATGATATAAATGTATGAATTCGTATAAGTATTGTACTGGGTAAAAAAAACCCATTCCGTGAATAATGGTCTGACCCTTACCACGGAATCAATCAGACAATTAATATTTAATTCCGCAAAACACCTGCAGTTACGTTAATATAGAGAAAATGACTCTATCAGTCTATAATcataattttagtgattaataacaatatagttaatgtgagtaacatgtttgttaaaaatatatgctagtagatctcatggatgcaatatatgaagaagccaccgtaaccgggacaaagtttgatcaaattgaaaaagtcctaggaagatttacctaaccagatgatccggtgctctgggtgttgaactacCAGAGCATATTTAACAAAGGAGGAGAGAGACCTGAaaacctcaccggaaggtccggtgcttagcaagtgtactcatcggagcaattctttcaaaaaaagatgtcgtgctaaagaatgaaggctaagcctcacccGATAGTATGGTGAGCAAAACATTAcaacaccagagtgtttctgtCTAGAAGGCAGAATGGAACAATCCACCGGAAAGTTcggtgatcagaggaagatacacaccgaagcatttccaTCAGAGAAGATTGCAGtcgtggaagatcgaagatcaacacgcgGGAACGTCTAGTGATGAAGTAAGGCTACATTGGAAAATACACTAGACAATAAACactgcaaagaggcagaacgaaatttaaggcatcggatagtccggtgatgaagtgatatgcACCGGATGCTAACAcaagagcaatttacacagagaggatgaAGTTGGTTCGGATGGCTCatgataactcaccggatagtccagtgatagagatgaagtatataccggagtgtctggtgttcacagaggcttgagtggggttccacggctaatttgtgagagtgtagtcatcagatgatctggtattagtactattgttctcaccggatcatccagtgttaacaacttttctaagccattgggttaacggctagtgcgtgggtttgaggctataaatacccctccactcagtcatttgatgaTATGACAAGCTCCTGAAGTCTAGATGAAGTTCATACatacttaagaagacatccaaaccaccaaagtacttaagtgattatccaagatgattaaccataagattagtgagttattagtgcttatagacctagagagagtgttgctaggtgattgctgcctagagagtagatcaagtagtgatccaactttgtaacaagtggtacgctggtatcttagagtcttggtgactcgtcggtaaacttgttgaccctctcaTTTGGTGTGAAGCGGCGATGAGAAGCGTGTATGGAGACGaagagacccttaccttggtagctcaagctccgaaatgatcatagcggcaaggaaccggaagagagcctagtggtgagaccttatcttggtggcttgatggctcatccgggtggagatCTTATGTTTGTGACTTAGTGGCTTAAGAGCTGTGATAGGGTGCTGACTGGGAGTAAATCTTTTGTGAAGCTACAatgtgaactaggggtggcattcatgccatcgatatcatgagataaaaatctcttatgccgagtttactctttctaccttatttacggtTTCGTATGTTATATATATTAGAAGCAttttgatcgatagagtaggCACGCTAGATAgaatttaatataaatttatcttatataaattttaaaaccGTATAGATTCTAAATGTCATCCATTTTAAGATGTTATCTATCCCTTCCGCTAATGATCGACCCACCGACACTTCCCCTAAGGCCATGAGTCCAAAATAATCATCTGTAGTTGCCACGTCCTTTTAGTTTGACTTCACCACCACCTGTATGCCTGCTCACTAAGGACATGTGGTCCACGGTTAGGCGACTCCTTCGTTAGACTTGAGGATGCATTGGCTATTGGAATATGAATTGTAATATACAAGAATAGAGTCAaaatagagagtgaatcaaTGTTTTCATTGCTTCAATTGATCGTGTATTTATATATGGTGAATAGATGACAGTTGTTTTGTGAAGACACCCTAATGGCAATTAACAATTAATCAATTCGCAACACGGTCAAATGTGCAATGGCCCGGTACTTGCAGTTCTCGTGAATCAAATCGAGGAATTAATGGAGCGTATGTATTTTTAAGAAATCTTGTATTGATATAGGATTATTTTCTGCAAAATTCGTTAATATTTCTTTTCGTGGTAACGTGACTTTAGTTCTGAAAAATTACTGCCAAATTCCGTGACAACCACCCCGAATTATAGCACTAACCCTGTTGATGAATAAAGAATTCACCACAGACACACAGCAGAAACTTGTGCAGCAGCACGTGCCGCTCGCatagaaaagcttgcaccagCCAGCGTTCCAGAGGCAGCAGAGCAAAAGACAACAACTCCAGACTCCACCGACAGCGAGGGCGAGCTAGCTCGATTACTTCCTTGAAAGATCCATGGCGCGGCATCTGCGATCTGCAGCGGCGGCGGTCGCGGCCGTCGCCGTAGTAGTAGCCGCCGTCCTTGCCAGCCCGGCGGCTGCGCAGGGCGCCACGCCGGCGGCGGACGACGCGCCGCCGTACAGGAACCACACCGTGGGCGGCGCCGACGGGTGGTTCTTCAACGCGAAGACCAACACCACGTCGGGGAACTACTCGTCCTGGGCTGCCGGCGAGACCTTCTACATCGGCGACTACCTCAGTACGCTTATCTAGACTCCTCTCGCCATTATTGCTGCTTCAAGTTGCTTTCTTGCTTGTCTGTGCACAGTGAGTATACTTTCACTCTTAAAAGTTGGAAGTTGGAATGTGCCATGGGAAAAGGAAGCTAAGGACACGCCCAACATATTCATCACGTGGACGAAATTTTAgtcgtgaagagattttcgttccctATTTTAACAGTTTCTCTTTACGGTTCCCTatattgtatatgtatataaagactatatcatacacagatagAGTATGAACAACACATATTAGATAGTTCTAGATATCACGAAACTGAATCAGCAGTACCTGATACATCCGGAATCAAGAAAACACGTACTATGAAgatttagattggttacccaactcgagacgATCAGTATCCCAAACAAATCTATCTATTTGGACATCAATGAAACCAATTCTCTATCGACTACGGTTAAATAGGAGTCAGtgcatcacccctatataagacaGAAAGGctgagggagaaaaaaaaagaaggggacgcaagcatcaagaccttaGTAGAGGATACTCGGCAACTTTAGCCCTAAGTTAGATTAGATTCGATTTACTCATTGTAATAGTTTTAGTCACAtcacttgtactcgagatcatcaacatatagcaGCAACACTCTCTCAGGACGTAGGATATTATTTGAATCagaggtccgaacctgtatacaatTTGTGTTTCATTTCGTGATTAATCCTTATACTCAAAGGTACTCAATCAATTTACAGACATAttatcgggaactaatcttcaacaaattgaataaaattgtCCTTAGTGAAAGATTCAGTAAGAATAAGAGATATTGCCACTAAACTGACAATAACAGATCAATTTAGCCCTACTACTGTTATCGCAAAGGGAATGTACAGTTAAACAACTGAGAAATTAGAATTCAGATCCAGATCTGAGCATCAATCCACTCAGAACCCAGACTCTGCCATGCTACATGCGCCAGGAATCTAGCGCAAATGGGAATATTTTGTAGTTACAGTCTTACAGAGGAGCAATAGCACGTGCCGATCAATTACCACAAAGTCAATCTTCTGATTCTAATCGGCTAAGAAATTCATATTTTCATACGCTCAGTAGTTTCAAATTAGACATCTGATTAACATTAAAGCAATCAATTTTCCCTCAATTTTGCATTATGCCGTGCTATTTTTTCTAGAGCCGAGGATACTACTTCCTTGAACTTAGTACTTTGTTGTGTTTATCAATACAAACACTCGCCCAATTATTTAAATGAATAACATACTAAACAGAAACTATTAAAACTGAGGGCCTGTTTGAATTGACGGTATTTCCTTGGAAAGTAAAACATTTAGTACAAATTCGAAGTAAATATTATACACTCGAACAAAATCCAAACAACCGGTAGCACTTCTATCGATATAAGAATGTAAATTTGTCAACTGAAAAATAACATTACACACCGTTTGACACTaaaattgaattttatttgTTCCGTAGGATTCAGCATCCTATTCTTGTCCAAATCGAATTTCTCATCAACATTACTTTTCATAACATTCTATTTCTCTTAGAACTCTTACGAATACACTGACTTGTGTGATCATTTTCTTTCCAAGATTGTATCCTGGATGTGGTCATTCAGTTACACCTATGTTACTGGATTTGCTTGACCATTTTTCATTTCCAGTCATATTTTAAACCATTGTTTTCCAATATAACTTGCTGACCACTTTTGTCACCTCTGTGATTTCGCTATTACCAGTATTCAAGACGAACGCCAACTCGTCGGTGGTGCAGACCGCCAACTCCACCTCTTACGCGCTGTGCGACCCCAGCGAGGAGGACCCGTCACCCACCACCTTCATatatggcggcggcgggggtggtggtggcggcgccgTCGAGGAGGCCGACACCCTGGCTGTCCCGCTCACCTTCAAGGGCGAGAACTACTTCTTCTCCGAAGCCGATGGCGGCGTGCAGTGCCAGCAGGGCATGCGGTTTGAGATCAAGGTCGCCCACGGCCGAGGCCTGCCGCCAGCGCTCGCGCACCCGCCTCCGCCCCCCAAGGAGCGCGTGCTAGCGCCGCCACCTGCCGGGACAGCCTTCTCAGGCATCGGGACGATCGAGCCTGGAGACGGCGCCGGCGACAACGGCGGCGAGGGCAGGAGCGGAGCTGCGGCGGTGGGCAGCCGGTTCTTGGGGGTAGCTTTCGGGATGGCTTTAGCAGCTTTTGTTGCAGCCTGAGTTGGTGGTGGCGACGCACTGTCGGTGGTGGCGACGCACTGTCAGACTTAGAACTTTTACCATTTGTTATTTAAATTTGTGAGATTGTATTTAATTTGATTCGTGACCTAATTTTGGTGGAGCAATGAACTGATCATTCGGTGCAGTTTACTGGAAATTTTATTCCTTGGTTACACGGATGTGATATTCATTATGATTGCTATTTGTCCTCCGGTAATGAAATTTGTGGATTAATTTTTGCTTTTTCTCTCTTTCGGGCAGAAAGATTGCTATTTTGGAGCCGGACTGAAACACAGTACCATCACCTTGCAATCATTCATTCAGAATCTTATTTCAGAACGCATTACACTTGCTCGGTTGAGCAATAAAGGAAAGGGCAGATATGGCGATTAAAGAACGATACGCTGTTTGGTTCGGTCTTTTTATGCTGTGATCCGATGACGGTGTGAAAGGATCCCGTTAGTTCCAGTTTGGTTTGGATGCGCTACAATCCGATATCATGTAAACGGATTACAGCTTGTACAACTCTGATTACACTCTCCAATGAGTGGATTCAGATCCCGTTATCGTGATATTAGCACCCTCTAAACGCACCATCTGTCTCCCTATCCTCTCTCTCCA
Proteins encoded:
- the LOC133905742 gene encoding early nodulin-like protein 18 → MARHLRSAAAAVAAVAVVVAAVLASPAAAQGATPAADDAPPYRNHTVGGADGWFFNAKTNTTSGNYSSWAAGETFYIGDYLIFKTNANSSVVQTANSTSYALCDPSEEDPSPTTFIYGGGGGGGGGAVEEADTLAVPLTFKGENYFFSEADGGVQCQQGMRFEIKVAHGRGLPPALAHPPPPPKERVLAPPPAGTAFSGIGTIEPGDGAGDNGGEGRSGAAAVGSRFLGVAFGMALAAFVAA